The sequence ATGCACTTTCGGACCAGTCATGCGCTCCCAGGCATCTGAATGCCAAACATGCTATGGTCCCACAGTGTAGCACCATGCCGACCATCAAGGATCGGACCGTAACCTCATGGCAACTGAATTCCACCTCTGCATGGAGATGTCAAGTGGAAGGTGGAGGTATGAACAACACTACACCGTAGTCTCATACTCTGTGACTTCTTTGGGGCTGCTGAAGCTCTGGTACTGGATCCGAGGAGTCATGGGAGATGTATTCTCCAGCACCAGGATGGTCTTCCTTAGCCTTCGGTCAATAAAGTGAGCATCCCAGGCTGGGTAGCTTTTTCTTGGCAGGTCAATGCGGATAACGGGACCTTCAGTTCTTGGGGGACATGGGGAGGAAGCAAGGGGAACACTAGGAGGCCTTACCTGAAACACAGGCAGGCAACTGTCTCTATCCCCGACCCCTATTTCTCGATCCCCAGCAGTAGTCCTTTGGAGTGTTCTGGGAGGGCTAGTAACCACGTCTGGTTGGGGCAAGGGGGTTCCCAAATCCTCAATGCCTCCCAGACTGATTACCCCCATTCCCTCCTCCACACAGCTCCATTGAGCTCCCAGGATAGGTCCGTCTGGGTGGAGCAGACAATAATAGACAAACATAAAGAATGTTCCCAAAGCATAGCTacacaccaccacacacacaataATCAGGGCGTAGAAGTCTGAGGTGTGAGGTCCCCTGTGAATATACCAAGCAGCAGTGAGTGCAACATTCTCAACCAAGGTCACGCAGTTGTACACACCCAACCGAAAGCGAGCACGGCCTTCCTTGACGTTGAACCAGCAAAAGATGTAGATGATGCCCACCACCATGTTGTAGATGATCTCCTCCCACTTAGACATGCAGAAGTCGGTCTCACCCTGGATGATCCAGAAGGTCATGGCACACCAGTGGGCCACAATGAAGATCCCGAAGTAAAGCTGGAAGACTGAAGCGAAAAGGGCGAAGGCGATGGTTCGAGCACCGATGGTGAAGAGGTGCCAGAGCATCTGAACAATCACGGCCTTGTAGGACATGAGGAGCTTGTCATCACGAGAGTCACGCAGAACCTTCTGGTAGGATGCAATCATCCAGGCGAGAGAAACCAATGATGCAGACGCAGAGAGACCTACAGAGATAGAACAAGAAGAGCAGGGAGactttacaaatatatacaaatatatgcaGCTTGTTCAATGCATTGCATGTATGTGGGGCTGTACTAAATATAGTGTCTTTTTTGCAATACTGTGCTAGCAATAAACTTTAATAATCTTAAGAAATATTAAACAGGATTTGCTATTTCATCACATAGCTGTTTAAATGTTGACATTTTAAATAACTCTAATTCTAAATAATTTGCTCAACAAGATTTCCTGCTGCTCCATCAGTAGCTGACCTGATAAAGAAAACAGGCCACAGAAAATGCCCACttttaatactagcacttttccttttcttgtcttttcgtttttataaaaaaaaaacatctggctATGCATTCTATGCTatactaactgagacttgtcatggcacttgtatacagttgttgttctcttgttgacctgactgcttctattgttctcatttgtaagtcgctttggataaaagcgtctgctaaatgattaaatgtaaatgtaaatgtaaaccacCCCAAACAAACCCCGGGACTAGCATAGGCATGATGTTCACCAGCCAAAAAGCATGGTTTCCGTGTGATGCTGGTTGAGGATGGAAGTTTTGCTGGTTAGGTTTGTCAAGAAGCTTCACTGGAACATCAGCGCACATTCTTTTTCCAACatcactctttttttcccttctttttcaGCAGGGAATGCCTTGTGGGTGAGAACACAGTTTGTTTCATTATGAACTGCATTCTGACACATTTTGAAAGCTATCAAAGCACAAAAACAAGCTTGCATATCTAGAAGTGTTTGCATTCATGTACTTGCATACAGTAGGTTTCAGGCCTGAGTGTGAATGAGCTTTCAACTGGTCAGGAACAATCATTTAAACCACACAAATTGCATTTATGATACAGATAATTTCATTAGATATTACTGAAATTGGATTATGAAATCTTGCCATTTACttgttgaaaatacattttaagtctTATTTTGTATCACAGTCTAAAGTGACTATAATGTACAGTGTAAACATGCAAACGAGTTaactttcaaaacattaataattcagGCCCTAATTGATGTTGCTTGCCTATCTGGACTCGTAATATGAATGTGCAAAATACCTTGCATCATGACAAACACATTTTGAGAGAATAGATTCTGATGAGGCAAAGATGCAAAGCAATTTTAATTCCAGACATCTCAGTGACTCTTATGAAACACAAACTGCCGTGAGCTGGCAGAGATGTGCGAGCTGCTCTTTAAAGTGTGATGGCAGAAAAAAAAGGTTCAAAGTTTTGTTACAGTTGTtgcttttgttttagttttcaaataatatttcacagaagCTACAACACCTGCTGAGACAACAAATCACAGGGCTTGTTCCCCTACTGCCTGAGAGGATGTTTCTCTAGAGaaagcgagtgtgagtgtgtgtgtttgacttgcTGACAGGGAGACAGACAGGTGCTTTATATTGTGTTTGCAAGCACCCTACAGCGCAAGCTAGAGTGAAAAGGTGaagaggaggtgtgtgtgagtATTCGTGCTTGAGAGATATGGAGCTATCTCAGGAGGCTTCCACACTGAGCTGATGTTATCACGAGGATCAGCTCTTAAATAAATCTGACTGCATGTTTGTTTATCGGGTGGGTCCCGGCAGATTGGCACAATCAAACCtccacaaatgattcagaatgcagcagcaagactggtcttcaacgagcccaaatgagcccaaaagagcccatgttacaccttTCTTTGTCTCCTTGCATTGGCTACCCGTTTGTGGCTTGCATCAAGTTCAAGAAaatgatgcttgcatatagaacaacagccacaggctcagcaccaGTTTGGTTTAGTTTTGCTCAGATTTTATGTAGAACAGTTTTCGAAGTTTAAAATTTTGAAGTTATATAATTCATTATCTAATCTTATCTATCCTGCTAATctaattacaatataaaaacatgtatttagcATCTTTAACATCGCTGTTTTCACAAATACAaatttttgtagtttacacagaGACGATTATGGTATCATTTTCAAAAGCgtgcactttgaaacccattttcatGTAAATTAGGGGCAAACTAATTGCAAACTGTCTTGTAAATACCCACTTAAATCCAAATTCACACTCGACAGGTTCGAGCAGCTGTTTTTTTTAGTTCTGTGTAgtgcttaaaaaagaaaaaaaagaaaagtaacttCTGACACTTACTAGTCAAAcagaaaaacttaaaaaattaccATATATGGCCAATATATTGGCCATGTCAACcagtagtataaataataataataaacaactctttcatttcaaagcagcatagTCCATATCATACATTGGATTTCTCTTTGTGCAAGCCTGGCCTTCACTGTTTATCGAGTGTTTACTCTTTTTGAGTCTCTTTTGCACATACTGCATTCCACTTTCATTTGTCTCTGTCTCCCTCACTTTCTTTGTCTCGGCTCTCATTCTGAGCAACTCATTTGGTGCAGATCCAGATTAAGTGAGGTCTTAATTAGCACAGATTCGAACGCATTAGTCTGCGTTTTCCCGCTCTGCTTCCAGCGTGCCTGCGTGCTCTCTGCGTTCTCTCCCGGCCTCTATTTCAGAGGCTCTCATGGACCAATGCACTGGCAATCTTAATGAAATCGAACATCAGAGGCAGCGCAAGCCCACTGCCACAAAGACTGCCTCAGATTAGAATGCAGTTTAAAGAGAAAGGGATAAGACAAGTTAAAGCCCAGCTCTGCCCgtgctgagagagagaaagagggaagtTTAAGTTGCTACAGCTTGATGGAAGAAAGTACACAGGAGATGTTTGCACAATGCATTTTAATAACAGCATTTGTGCTTTTAGACTGTATTAAATGACAACATGAGAGTTACGGTCAAAGAACAGAGAATCTCCACGAGACCTCAAAGACCTTAAAACACACAGTAGGGAATTTACCATGGACGAAGTGTTCCTGCTGATGGTGCTATTAATTTGTTTGCCATGACTGTGTTGTTTTATTCCCTTAAATGCTCTTCTGTGACATCCTTTCTTATGGATGTGATTAACCATCCTGCTTAAAAACAACCATTACTGGTTTGAAAGCATCACATACAGTTTTGGAAAGTAATACTGTTAAACTAGTAACAACTTGGTTTTATTTTAAGCATTagagtttgtgtgcatgtgtgtgagtgtgtgtgtgtgtgtgtgtgagagagagagagagagagagaagattgtTCATCATAAGATCTGTggcctaattttattttattacagtataaatTTAGTCAGATTATCACAGTATTATTAGCTAGACACACCTTTTTAAGCcttttgacattattttatattgcacatgcacacacacacgcacatacacactgtTTGTATGCTTGCATATTTTTGTGAACCATTATCTAGACCAGACAGGCCTAATGCTTATGTAAGAAttgaaacatttgtttttctaatCTATTATTTGAATTCAAAATCTGCTAAGCAATCTGTCCATTTTTTAATACATGAAAACTGCAGAACAGAGATTATGGAGATGATACATATCCTAGTTTTGAATCTGTTACTGAAACGGAGAGATTGATCTGATTCACTCAAATGAATCAAACTGACCAACTCTAACAACGTTTTTGCTTCTTTAGTTTAAATCAGAGATATAAGTAAATTcatgtttatataataaaatatctcAGTGCCATCATACCTGCAAGTTGTGAGTCCATTCATTTGAAGTTTGGTCATTAGAAAAGGACACTGTGAAGTGAAGCTACTTCATAATACAATCATCaccatgaaatatatatatatatcataaatatataatatataaatgtatcataACAGCTGTTTGGTGGTGGAGACTGCACACTTCACAGTCATCACTTCAAGTGCACTGCTCTCCACAGTGAGTGCAGCATACAGATGCTCACTTTCAAATGGATTTGCTGACACAATGTAAAGGTTGAAGGTCTGATGAGTCAGTCTGACAGGCAGGGGGCCATGAGATCAGAAAAAGAGACGAAGGGGAAAAAGGTGAAAGAAGATAAGAAGAACAAGCAAAAGCCTTTCTGTGTGGTAGTTGGTAACCAAACACATGACCCACAATTAATCAGAACATCTCAGAGTCTATTCAGTCCCTCTGAGCTCTCTGTCCTGCTATACAACTCGTCCTCTCTTTCCcctttctctctttcattctatcctcttgtctttttctctgtttttctgaAAGTCCTTTCCCTATAATTTTTTTGTCTCCTgggcactgtttttttttctcagtggcaTGTGGAGTctcttctgtgttttttttttttttttttactctaatgATTTATGTACTGTTCAATATAATTTATCAATTCATAATAAGAAtatcaaatataaatacacattttacactgtttttaaaggggtcctattatgtttttttacacTTTCAACATCCTTTTGTGTGTAATGTTGCAGATTGAGAattaaaaagatctgcaaagtaaaaaaaacaaacaaagggaGTTATACTCTATAACAGTAAGTGCTGTTTCCGAACTCCCTCAAACATCTCAGTTGTAGTCCTgagttttcttttttgaaaacgCACGCATCACAATATCcctcatttaaataattatgaagataaaattatgccataatgaattgcaagcgcaaggtaaaatttgtgaaagtgtaaataagattgcaagcgtaaatcaaatttgcatgcgcaagataagatttgtaaaggtgtaagtcgactttcaagtgtaagaaaaaaatatttgcagcattttagtgttattcgtaagtgtaattcatgtattgtgaaactgcagcttcatgctaacgcaAAATAAAAAGGATCTGCATccttctgacttccatttttccgcgtgtacacttttggcactgtttcagcgcacagatgcggccaaaagtactgcaggtctgtgaacatcaatttgcaagcgaaagcaacagagtcaagaactgcaaaacagattaattgcgtaaaatcaaactttgtttaaaaaataaactgctgcaaacgtctaaattacttgttgggtgcgtaggataaacgctcccgaaataacctggtttgcacagttcgtctttctgcgcttacagttttggcacgattctatcactgacttagctttgcaagcgtgaaagaggagggcgggtccaccttcttcatgtagccaatcaaatgagcttcttgctgactctcgatttactcttatctgattggttcaattatcgcgccagtcaccagaagagaaacaaactccttcgtgagtgactttctgacttggctcagcatcttcctcgccgccgttatggtacttttaacgcacacacaaatatataataataaacaattgttgtaggcctatattaaaataatttataagttgtGTAGGATACTATTAAGCCGACTTCCGCCTCCCGTGTGTTAATACTGCATACTATGACATTCTCGGTGTTAAGAAAAACAGATTCGGCTGGTTTGGCATTTTCATTGAAAGGATGTATATGTTAAGCATCAGCTCAAAGGTCTAAGCATATTATATGGTGTATATCATATAATCTGCTTAGAGCTTTGAGCTGATATCCAAATCTATAATTTAAACACAGTGTGTGTCCATTGCTCATTTATTCTACTAACGTTATTATAGATttgctataaaatgtattaattatatagttTAGCATCAGCTCAAAGCAGATACCATTTAATATGCTTAGACCTTTGAGCTGATGCCTAACATATACATAATTTTGAGCTGATGCTTAACATATAGACCTACATCCTTTCAATGAAAATGCCAAACCAGCCGAATCTGTTTTTCTTAACACCGAGAATGTCATAGTATGCAGTATTAACACACGGGAGGCGGGAGTCGGCTTAATAGTAGCCTACacaacttataaattattttaatataggcctacaacaattgtttattattatatatttgtgtgtgcgttaaaagtaccataacggcggcgaggaagatgctgagccaagtcagaaagtcactcacgaaggagtttgtttctcttctggtgactggcgcgataattgaaccaatcagataagagtaaatcgagagtcagcaagaagctcatttgattggctacatgaagaaggtggacccgccctcctctttcacgcttgcaaagctaagtcagtgatagaatcgtgccaaaactgtaagcgcagaaagacgaactgtgcaaaccaggttatttcgggagcgtttatcctacgcacccaacaagtaatttagacgtttgcagcagtttattttttaaacaaagtttgattttacgcaattaatctgttttgcagttcttgactctgttgctttcgcttgcaaattgatgttcacagacctgcagtacttttggccgcatctgtgcgctgaaacagtgccaaaagtgtacacgcggaaaaatggaagtcagaagaatgcagatccttattattttgcgttagcatgaagctgcagtttcacaatacatgaattacacttacgaataacactaaaatgctgcaaatatttttttcttacacttgaaagtcgacttacacctttacaaatcttatcttgcgcatgcaaatttgatttacgcttgcaatcttatttacactttcacaaattttaccttgcgcttgcaattcattatggcataattttatcttcataaATAATCCCCGCTCAAGGCATGGCCAAGGGTTTGGGGCCTGGTTGAGTTCTGTTTGAAGTGTGATGTTACCGTGTCAAAATGCTGTTTCATAGATCTAATGTACTGATACATGCAATTTCTTCCCAAACTGTTCACAGACATAACCAACATTATGTgaacttgtttgttttttgtgtatgCTTATGACATAACCTTGTTTAAAAGTCAAAAGTATcaattattatgttattttaaacaattattagCAATCAgttataatgtttattaaataacataaatatattttactcgaTTTACTTAATTTAAGACCTcctgaaatcataattaagactttcttgtACCGTTTAAGACATTTAAGACTTTTAAATTTGATACAACTAAATGTAAGGTTTTTAAGGAATGGCGGAAAGCCTGTTTGTGTGTCCGTGCTCAGAAAACCAAATATCAGGAGTTTAAACTGACAAGGCTTTAAAAACTCTTTACAAAATGCAGATGATGTTGCTGGAGTATAAGGCTGGAGTATAAGGCATGAGCTGTAAAGGCTCCACCCACTTCTGGAAAGATGGGCGGAgcacagcagctcatttgcatttaaagagacactcAAGAAAACATTCAAGAACTTACAGCATGAAATAATTAATGAGCTGTGAGGTATTTTGAGTTGAAACTTCACAGATATTGttaaaaggggcataataggaccactttaagaaaataattttatgatcaccaaggctgcatttcatttaataaaaagtgaatatatattgtgtaatatataaaattatattgtgaaatattaatgcaatttaaaacaaatgtttgctatttgaatatattttaaactgaattttcagcatcatttcaccagtcttcagtgtcacatgatccttcagaaatcattctaatatgctgatttgctgctcagaaaacatttcttattattatcaatgttataaacagttgtgctgcttgatacttttgtggaaactgtaatacatttaagGATTTTCATTCAGTTAATAATTGTGATACAGTGCATTTATCTGAAAAAgcttttttgtaacaatataaaaaagtattttctgtcacttttgatcaattttatgcatccttgctgaaaaagtgaaattcttaaaaaaattaaaaaattaaaaaattaaaaagcgtgtaaaatgttttaattcatcaCAAGCAAGCGTCTTCTCAGGAGTGGCCGTGGCCATATGAATAAGTCATGACGATCACAGCACAATCACACAAGTGTtctgtcctctctctctttctcaacaCTTCTCATTCAGCATGCCCACCTGAGAAAcctctgtatgtgtgtttgtgttgtctcACCCTGTAAGGGCAGTATGTGGTTGCTGTGGATCATGATGCTGAGCTGCAGCACGAGCTGAGGCGCGCTCTTCAGGAAAGCCTCCAGCAGCCGCAGCATGTTGATGTCAGCGCTCTCGAACATCAGACGCCAGTAGAAATGACGCCGACCCGGGTCGCCATGCCAACGGCTTTGCACTCCCAGGTACAAGGTGTGGACGTACCTGGAGACACACAGAGGGGAAATGTCAAGTGGTTATTTAGGTTCAGTAATTAAAGGTCAAATTATGTTGCATGGGGATGTATTCTCTCTCTTTAGCCATTCTTGAAAATGATTGGAAACAACTGCAGGGAAGGGTAAGAAATCAACCAGGGTTTCAAAGTGATGATGAAAGTGACAAAATACATAATTCAAATGTAGTCAAATGATAAATCCATTATAGAACATTTCACTTATTTAATGATATTATTTAGTGAAGGCTTTAGTGGtgttttttcttcagtgatgACCCACCAAAACACATAAACTTTTTACTGTCCTTAAACTAAATGTATTGATGTTACCAAGAGCTGCATAAGCCCAGCAATATGCATACTTACATGACAAATTAGCAATTTTGCAAATCCATAAACAACAACAGAAGTTTGATTTACCAGCCAAACACATGGAACAAGCACTGAGCTAAATATTGTGTTTGAATAAGCAACAATTCCAAGTGACAGATGAATTTAATAGAGTTTGATTAAATGCTTAGCTTTtctcaaaatacatttttttctgccTTAACTGTCCATAAGtatatgacatttattttttctttttatgatttTACCTCAGCACTGTCTTCTCTGCTGTCAGTTTGTTATATAATATAGCTTTCTACTGTGTAATCAAACAGGGTTGGACTGATTTTAAaaccaaatataattttttttagatgtagaATTCCAATTAATTAATTGAAGTATTTGACTAAGTGGACAACATGCTGTGTCTTATATGGTTCCAAAAAATGCCTTAAGCTATAAAAACAAAAGCAGCTAAAAACCAGTGGAGGAGAATATTTTCTGACATGGCTGTTAGGGAATTCTTATGGTTTAAAATGTAGTTACATttcttatttgcatattcatGAGGGTAATAACATTGATAGTTCAAGAACAGGATGCAACCTGTTTGAATACCTTGCTTGTGCATTTGCAGATACCTCGCAACATAAATCTGTTAAGGTTGCATTATATCTTCTGAAAATGTACCACAAAAAAAATACTGTCTTTATCAGTTTAGTTAATGCGTTTGCAGTCgctatttttgacattttttacttCTTCCCCTCAGACGCTGAAACTAAACGCAGTGTGTGTGACAGTTGCTGTGACTTGCGATGGAgtgcatgaatatttaatgaggcGAGCATTAAATCTTTTTACATTTGCTGTGTGGCTCTTTTTGAGAAGAGTGTTTTTTCTCTGTTTGGCCAGTCTTGACAACTGTTCAGttaaaatacataacatttcGAACTATTGTAAACCTCCTTGAATGGTGAGTGGGTGAGGCAGGTCTAGTATCTAGACTATCAGAAAACAAGCTTTGACTGAGCTGTCAAAGTGCCCATCACAATATGAAACCAGCAGAGTGACACTGAGGGATTTCACCTGTCAGCAGCTTTTGGCAGGAGAAGAAAAGGACACAACctgataccacacacacacacacacacacttgcatggtCAATGCGGTGAGCGCATGCTCAAGTCATCCTTTTCATAAACTCTCAAAGAGAATGCAATGAACGTTGACAGATTGAATGATTGAATCTTTCTCTGCCAATTTTCCATTCTAATCCATTTAATATCTCTgactttcaaatgtatttatttactttaatgaaCAACTAGAATCTAAAATATTGAGTTGGTTTAACTGATTCAAATTTCGATTGATTCAACTGAAGGATTTTGTAATTCAACTGAACCcactaaataaatgaatgttattattaaattacactgCCCAGCATCATATTTTGCTGATTGAAATCCAATACTTGTTTATTACTAATTTTGGGGTGCTAATTCCAAAAGTAGTTGTTTTACaaattatgtgcatttcttagcaTTTTTTGCTTTAGACAACCACTTGTAGGTGAAGATATCTTGTATCCTGAATCTCCAAGTTTGTTCAATTCTCAGACAATTATTTCACATATGATTATGAagacattattttcttttatatatattaaagatgacattatttattcatttgtttttttaagattttatttaagGTTAGAATTGTGGCCAGTGATAGAAGGAAATGCAAACATGACCTACTGTCTATGTAAAGagtattttaacttatttttttatttatttatttatttattttttactccttTGCAGATTGTAAGTTAAATTCTACATTTTGAACGATACCTTTGACCTTCGACATTTGTGCAGTAAAGATATAcatgtgtacagtcgtggccaaaagttttgagaattacataaatattggaaattggaaaagttgctgcttaagtttttataatagcaatttgcatatactccagaatgttatgaagagtgatcagatgaattgcatagtccttctttgccatgaaaattaacttaatcccaaaaaaacctttccactgcatttcattgctgacattaaaggacctgctgagatcatttcagtaatcgtcttgttaactcaggtgagaatgttgacgagcacaaggttggagatcattatgtcaggctgattgggttagaatggcagacttgacatgttaaaaggagggtgatgcttgaaatcattgttcttccattgttaatcatggtgacctgcaaagaaacgcgtgcagccatcattgcgttgcataaaaatggcttcacaggcaaggatattgtggctactaagattgcacctaaatcaacaatttataggatcatcaagaacttcaaggaaagaggttcaattcttgtaaagaaggcttcagggcgtccaagaaagtccagcaagcgccaggatcgtctcctaaataggattcagctgcgggatcggagtgccaccagtgcagagcttgctcaggaatggcagcaggcaggtgtgagcgcatctgcacgcacagtgaggacaagacttctggaagatggcctggtgtcaagaagggcagcaaagaagccacttctctccaaaaaaaaaaacatcagggacagattgatcttctgcagaaagtctagtgaatggactgctgaggactggggcaaagtcatattctccgatgaagccccttttcgattgtttggggcatctggaaaaaggcttgtccggagaagaaaaggtgagcgctaccatcagtcctgtgtcatgccagcagtaaagcatcctgacaccattcatgtgtggggttgcttctcatccaagggagtgggctcactcacaattctgcccacaaacacagccatgaataaagaatggtaccaaaacaccctccaacagcaacttcttccagcaatccaacaacagtttggtgaagaacaatgcattttccagcacgatggagtactgtgccataaggcaaaagtgataactaagtggctcggggaccagaatgttgaaattttgggtccatgaccTGGAAACTCTTAATCCCATttagaacttgtggtcaatcctcaagaggcgggtggacaaacaaaaacccactaattctgacaaactccaagaagtgattatgaaagaatgggttgctatcagtcaggatttggcccagaagttgattgaaagcatgcccagtcgaattgcagaggtcctgaaaaagaagggccaacactgcaaatactgactctttgcataaatatcatgtaattgtcgataaaagcctttgaaacgtatgaagtgcttgtaattatatttcagtacatcacagaaacaactgaaacaaagatctaaaagcagtttagcagcaaactttttgaaaactaatatttatgtaattctcaaaactttttggccacgactgtatatatacacagtgagtatgaaagagaaaatatccccccattacaaaaaataaattttgttgCAAACATTTGAGGCAAAATATtgtcaaattcttgaggaaatctgctgccctctgccagaaagttgtcagtGAGAAGAAGGTTTGGTGAcccaatgacccaaagcacacagcaaaccTGAGCACAcggtggttgaaggagaaaaaggtaaTTGTCTTTGCATGGCCTAGTCAGAATCCAAACTTAAACCCCACTGAAATCTGTGGagtgacttgaagactgcagtccacagtCCACAAATGCAGGAAGGTTACCGTAttttcctgcgacttatagtcaggtgcgacttatttatcaaaattaatttgacatgaaccaggagaaaacattaccgtctacagccgcgagagggcgctctatgctgctctgtgctcctgtagtctacactgaaatcaTAGAGCGCcttcttgcggctgtagacggtaatgttttctcttggttcttggttctaaataaatgcgacttctagtccagtgcgacttgtatatgtttttttcctagccatgacgtatttttggactgatgcgacttatactcaggtgcgacttatagtctgaaaaatacggtat is a genomic window of Carassius carassius chromosome 46, fCarCar2.1, whole genome shotgun sequence containing:
- the LOC132129072 gene encoding XK-related protein 7-like, producing the protein MAAKSDGAAVCESASRCLLGPEQSTTHVHPRAGKRFSLLDCCWVLCALLVFFSDGATDLWLAADYYLRRDYWWFGLTLVFVVIPSAVVQVLSFRWFVYDYSEMSTSPNGDGCDFSTKDSDRRSGSCRTLPENGTRKCCRILVWLFHSIIHILQLGQVWRYVHTLYLGVQSRWHGDPGRRHFYWRLMFESADINMLRLLEAFLKSAPQLVLQLSIMIHSNHILPLQGLSASASLVSLAWMIASYQKVLRDSRDDKLLMSYKAVIVQMLWHLFTIGARTIAFALFASVFQLYFGIFIVAHWCAMTFWIIQGETDFCMSKWEEIIYNMVVGIIYIFCWFNVKEGRARFRLGVYNCVTLVENVALTAAWYIHRGPHTSDFYALIIVCVVVCSYALGTFFMFVYYCLLHPDGPILGAQWSCVEEGMGVISLGGIEDLGTPLPQPDVVTSPPRTLQRTTAGDREIGVGDRDSCLPVFQVRPPSVPLASSPCPPRTEGPVIRIDLPRKSYPAWDAHFIDRRLRKTILVLENTSPMTPRIQYQSFSSPKEVTEYETTV